A stretch of the Lactuca sativa cultivar Salinas chromosome 9, Lsat_Salinas_v11, whole genome shotgun sequence genome encodes the following:
- the LOC111903049 gene encoding transcriptional activator DEMETER codes for MNYGRGSPLPYYEKSNSWTPATAIPPENGIGPRRGSWTAAMLGGPIPGVGGLGETQGRANPVDDEVICGKESESWMTIPRGNGIMGHRDLLTTIHQKNGIVSNGQNWNPVIPGGSSWTPVTPGKPISQRSNLITVNKPTNQIEQNENWRDLVGMYKDLLREETLNLNEVAQEVYPIQNNGNQNQNRVSQMNLIPILNSTPIPTPNPNPNHDSNPVSYFPYEDRNWDNNLLSAIVRPKKSSENIPFINTPQNNGVHDLNIIPVSDSTIQVQSNFLFKNQQSPTFALDMINGYNSKQLHSDGFPVPYRPSYNLNSPPRSEPDAASGVTGPLPFAPITPDTGRKQIENQWVPVNNTRESQSQSQSRSQSQRNENTDNHDSELLHNIVESTSSAVSTTQKDPLLFEEGGELGIDLNKTPNQKTPARRKKHRPKVIREAKPKKTKTPKDPTETPVKRKYVRKKAVDVLETPQGNEVRVKRKYVRKKGVENTDSKKTDVEEITGPIVKTPVKSVKKKLNFDLEESQMREGEHGGGINLNVNPQDIEQERRINSVLERSAMKVAQNNVNDPAIHMAKARDNALNVLARNLTMQNGYNNKVGQMVNLDERRGIKRQFFEQVNPRILNAMDSLVMYQKLLLGGDVRVDHGQDLASINHLESHKKTKTQNDGFAPEDNSRVYPSVPALQLLNSCSQRVVNPPYHTMNGGGHFRPPVAEVTQNLQKHPEASGITQRSIQGGRVNPVTAMVSWNRPPATPPKDPLRSAVVTYPGTMKDKKKTTTPKSSNKIQRSNLEVHQQSTKPKGGRKQKVSVAVSVEDVTGMLEGLCIYDENEKMRKAIVPFRGSNVIVPFEPVKKRKPRPKVDLDPESDRLWRLLMGKEGSEANETLDKDKEKWWENERRVFRGRADSFIARMHLVQGDRRFSRWKGSVVDSVIGVFLTQNVSDHLSSSAFMSLAAKFPFKTSTDETRCQNGTRILVEEPIESIVEKHNRTSESVILSQDSLDSCTIQAVDEIRSSSGSNSEAEDQITGFETSKNPIQPEKVNMFNKLFSHDNMNTARSQYIHDVEIPKTPLSGSLGFGLLGGESISSLPSIKSRYHNTSNISFQQQNEANSKEVNYTSPERLNTAATKISRERKGAIEDEKKKSFDWDSLRRDVLLKCEKGERSKDAKDSLDYEALRCAHVNQISDAIRERGMNNLLADRIKDFLDRLVRDHGSIDLEWLRDVPPDKAKDYLLSIRGLGLKSVECVRLLTLHHLAFPVDTNVGRIAVRLGWVPLQPLPESLQLHLLEMYPVLESIQKYLWPRLCKLDQLTLYELHYQMITFGKVFCTKSKPNCNACPMRAECRHFASAFASARLALPGPEEKKIVPSVPNATESNPIPPLFTRPMSLPPSENNYTSNTQSFGRQCEPIIEEPTTPEPETAELSLSDIEDQYYDDDGDGDEIPTIKLDMNEFTMNLQKMQESMDIQGDMSKALVALNPQAASIPTPKLKNVSRLRTEHQVYELPDSHPILEGLDRREPDDPSPYLLAIWTPGETANSMQPPERGCQAQETGVLCDRTTCFSCNCIKEANAQRVRGTILMPCRTATRGSFPLNGTYFQVNEMFADHASSLNPIDVPRAWIWNLPRRTVYFGTSVSTIFKGLTTQEIQQCFWRGFVCVRGFDQKTRAPRPLMARLHFPASRLVNKKNEDK; via the exons ATGAACTATGGGAGAGGTTCTCCACTCCCTTATTATGAAAAAAGTAATTCATGGACTCCGGCAACAGCAATTCCACCGGAAAACGGAATTGGGCCTCGTAGGGGCTCTTGGACTGCAGCCATGCTTGGAGGACCGATTCCAGGTGTTGGTGGCTTAGGTGAGACTCAAGGAAGAGCAAATCCTGTGGATGATGAGGTTATTTGTGGTAAGGAATCGGAATCATGGATGACGATTCCAAGGGGAAATGGGATTATGGGTCATAGGGATTTGTTGACAACTATCCATCAAAAGAACGGCATTGTGTCAAATGGGCAGAATTGGAATCCGGTTATACCCGGTGGAAGTTCTTGGACTCCGGTGACTCCAGGGAAACCGATCTCTCAAAGATCAAATTTGATTACTGTCAACAAACCCACAAATCAAATTGAACAAAATGAGAATTGGAGGGATTTGGTTGGAATGTACAAAGATTTATTGCGAGAAGAAACACTAAATTTGAATGAAGTTGCTCAAGAAGTTTATCCGATTCAAAACAatggaaatcaaaatcaaaaccgtGTTTCACAAATGAACTTGATCCCAATTCTAAATTCAACCCCGATTCCAaccccaaacccaaacccaaaccatGATTCCAATCCGGTCTCATACTTCCCTTACGAAGACCGGAATTGGGACAATAATCTTTTGTCAGCTATAGTGAGACCCAAGAAAAGCTCGGAAAATATTCCGTTTATAAACACACCACAAAACAATGGTGTTCATGATCTGAATATAATTCCTGTTTCAGATTCAACTATTCAAGTTCAAAGTAACTTTCTGTTCAAAAATCAGCAATCCCCCACATTTGCTTTGGACATGATCAACGGTTACAACTCAAAGCAATTGCATTCAG ATGGATTTCCAGTCCCTTACAGGCCCTCTTACAACCTAAACTCACCACCAAGATCAGAACCGGATGCCGCCTCTGGTGTCACGGGCCCGCTTCCATTTGCTCCAATTACTCCAGATACCGGGAGAAAACAAATTGAAAATCAATGGGTACCCGTGAATAATACgcgagaaagtcaaagtcaaagtcagagtcgaagtcaaagtcaaagaaaTGAAAACACAGATAACCATGATAGCGAGCTGTTACATAACATTGTGGAATCCACATCATCTGCGGTTTCAACAACACAAAAAGATCCATTACTTTTCGAGGAAGGGGGCGAATTGGGTATCGACTTAAACAAAACACCCAACCAAAAGACGCCAGCAAGGCGGAAAAAGCACCGCCCGAAGGTCATTAGAGAAGCGAAGCCTAAAAAGACTAAAACGCCCAAAGATCCCACCGAGACCCCGGTTAAAAGGAAGTATGTGAGGAAAAAAGCTGTGGATGTTTTGGAAACTCCACAAGGAAATGAGGTTCGTGTTAAAAGAAAGTATGTGAGGAAGAAGGGAGTTGAAAACACAGACAGTAAAAAAACCGATGTGGAAGAAATTACGGGGCCCATTGTCAAAACCCCGGTCAAATCGGTCaagaaaaaattgaattttgacTTGGAGGAAAGTCAAATGAGAGAGGGAGAACACGGTGGTGGTATTAATTTGAATGTGAATCCACAGGATATAGAACAAGAAAGAAGGATTAACAGTGTACTCGAGAGATCAGCAATGAAAGTAGCACAAAACAATGTTAATGATCCTGCTATTCATATGGCTAAAGCAAGAGACAATGCTTTGAATGTTCTTGCAAGAAATTTGACAATGCAGAATGGATATAATAACAAGGTGGGTCAAATGGTCAACTTGGATGAAAGAAGAGGGATAAAGAGACAGTTTTTTGAGCAAGTAAATCCTCGTATTCTAAATGCAATGGATTCTCTTGTAATGTACCAGAAACTATTGTTAGGGGGCGATGTTCGTGTTGACCATGGTCAAGATTTAGCTAGTATTAATCACTTGGAAAGTCATAAGAAAACCAAGACACAAAATGACGGTTTCGCTCCTGAAGATAACTCAAGAGTTTATCCAAGTGTCCCGGCTTTGCAGTTACTAAATTCTTGCAGTCAAAGAGTAGTCAACCCGCCTTATCACACGATGAATGGTGGTGGCCATTTCCGTCCACCCGTGGCGGAGGTTACGCAAAATTTACAGAAGCATCCGGAAGCTTCTGGAATAACTCAAAGATCGATTCAGGGGGGTAGAGTTAATCCTGTAACCGCAATGGTTAGCTGGAATCGACCGCCTGCTACTCCACCAAAAGATCCCCTTAGATCCGCAGTTGTAACTTACCCTGGTACTATGAAAGATAAAAAGAAGACCACAACACCAAAATCATCCAATAAAATTCAAAGGTCAAATTTGGAAGTTCATCAGCAATCAACAAAGCCAAAAG GCGGGagaaaacagaaggtttcagtTGCGGTTTCGGTTGAGGATGTAACGGGTATGTTAGAAGGGCTTTGTATATATGATGAGAATGAGAAAATGCGGAAAGCAATTGTTCCATTCAGGGGTAGTAATGTCATTGTTCCATTTGAGCCTGTTAAAAAGAGAAAGCCAAGGCCAAAGGTGGATCTTGATCCAGAGTCAGATAGACTTTGGAGACTTTTGATGGGTAAAGAAGGGAGTGAAGCCAATGAGACTTTGGATAAAGATAAAGAAAAATGGTGGGAAAATGAAAGGCGAGTGTTTCGTGGTAGAGCAGACTCCTTTATTGCCCGTATGCATCTTGTTCAAG GAGATAGACGATTCTCACGATGGAAAGGATCTGTGGTTGACTCGGTAATTGGTGTGTTCTTAACACAAAATGTTTCAGATCATCTTTCAAG TTCGGCATTCATGTCTCTTGCAGCAAAATTCCCATTTAAAACAAGCACAGATGAGACACGCTGCCAAAATGGGACCCGCATACTGGTTGAAGAGCCGATTGAATCCATAGTAGAAAAACACAACAGAACATCGGAATCAGTGATTCTATCTCAAGATTCCCTCGATTCTTGTACAATTCAAGCTGTTGATGAAATTAGATCGAGTTCGGGATCAAATTCAGAAGCAGAAGATCAAATAACCGGATTTGAAACCAGTAAAAATCCGATTCAACCAGAGAAAGTTAACATGTTCAATAAACTATTCAGTCATGATAACATGAACACCGCCAGGTCACAATACATACATGATGTTGAAATACCAAAAACACCCCTGAGTGGGTCCCTTGGTTTTGGGTTGTTAGGAGGAGAAAGCATATCTTCATTGCCTTCGATTAAGTCACGATACCATAATACAAGTAATATAAGTTTTCAACAACAAAATGAAGCGAATTCAAAGGAGGTGAATTACACTTCTCCTGAACGTTTAAATACAGCAGCCACAAAAATCTCAAGGGAAAGAAAGGGAGCAATTGAAGATGAAAAGAAGAAGTCGTTTGATTGGGATAGTTTGAGAAGAGATGTGTTATTGAAGTGTGAAAAGGGAGAAAGAAGTAAAGATGCAAAAGATTCACTTGATTATGAAGCGTTGAGATGTGCACATGTGAATCAGATTTCAGATGCTATTAGGGAACGTGGCATGAATAACTTGTTGGCTGACAGAATAAAG GATTTTCTTGACCGGCTGGTGAGAGACCATGGGAGTATTGACCTTGAATGGTTGCGAGATGTACCACCAGATAAAGCAAA GGATTATTTGCTAAGTATTCGTGGATTGGGGCTGAAAAGTGTGGAGTGTGTGCGTCTATTAACACTTCACCATCTTGCCTTTCCG GTTGACACAAATGTTGGAAGGATAGCAGTGAGACTGGGGTGGGTCCCACTCCAACCACTACCAGAATCACTCCAGCTTCATCTCTTGGAGAT GTATCCCGTGTTGGAGTCGATTCAGAAATATCTCTGGCCTAGACTTTGCAAGCTGGATCAGTTGACATT ATACGAGCTACACTACCAAATGATCACATTCGGAAAG GTTTTTTGCACAAAGAGTAAGCCAAACTGTAATGCATGTCCTATGAGAGCAGAGTGTCGTCACTTTGCAAGTGCTTTCGCAAG TGCAAGGCTTGCTCTACCAGGACCTGAAGAAAAGAAAATAGTACCTTCTGTTCCAAATGCAACTGAATCAAATCCAATTCCTCCTCTATTCACAAGGCCAATGTCATTACCTCCATCTGAAAACAACTACACTTCAAATACACAATCTTTTGGGAGACAGTGTGAACCAATCATTGAAGAGCCAACAACTCCAGAACCAGAAACTGCAGAATTATCATTAAGTGACATTGAAGATCAATACTATGATGATGATGGAGATGGAGATGAAATCCCTACTATTAAACTTGACATGAATGAATTCACAATGAACTTACAGAAAATGCAAGAAAGTATGGACATTCAAGGTGATATGTCAAAAGCTTTAGTTGCTTTGAATCCACAAGCTGCTTCTATACCTACACCAAAGCTTAAAAATGTTAGCCGACTGAGAACTGAGCATCAAGT GTATGAGCTTCCAGACTCTCATCCAATTTTAGAAGGG ttggatagaagaGAACCGGATGATCCAAGCCCTTACCTCCTTGCAATATGGACGCCAG GTGAAACTGCAAATTCCATGCAACCTCCTGAAAGAGGATGTCAGGCGCAAGAAACAGGTGTATTGTGTGATAGGACAACGTGTTTTTCATGCAACTGTATCAAAGAAGCAAATGCACAAAGGGTTAGAGGAACTATTTTG ATGCCATGTAGGACAGCAACACGAGGGAGTTTTCCACTCAATGGCACATACTTTCAAGTTAATGAG ATGTTTGCTGATCATGCATCAAGTTTGAATCCAATTGATGTTCCAAGGGCATGGATTTGGAATTTGCCAAGACGAACAGTGTACTTTGGGACTTCTGTATCAACAATCTTCAAAG GGCTGACTACTCAAGAAATTCAACAATGCTTTTGGAGAG GGTTTGTTTGTGTGAGAGGTTTTGATCAGAAAACGCGGGCCCCAAGGCCTCTAATGGCAAGATTGCATTTTCCAGCAAGTAGACTAGTCAATAAAAAGAACGAAGACAAATAG